Proteins encoded together in one Micromonospora auratinigra window:
- the hflX gene encoding GTPase HflX encodes MREQETYPIHDDTELDATTGEFELSERQALRRVPGLSTELTDITEVEYRQLRLERVVLVGVWTEGTQDDADNSLTELAALAETAGSQVLEGLIQRRGKPDPATYIGRGKVDDLGAVVLATGADTVICDGELSPSQLRNLEQRTKVKVVDRTALILDIFAQHAKSKEGKAQVELAQLEYLLPRLRGWGETLSRQTGGSGRGGGAGGGVGLRGPGETKLETDRRRIRHRIARLRREIKAMTTVRQTKRARRTRNAVPAVAIAGYTNAGKSSLLNRLTGAGVLVENALFATLDPTTRKATTSDGRLYTLSDTVGFVRHLPHQIVEAFRSTLEEVADADLVVHVVDGTHPDPEEQVRAVREVLAEVGADRLPELLVVNKTDAADEETLLRLKRLWPEAIFVSAYSGRGLDGLRAAVEQRLPRPAVEVHAVLPYDRGDLVARVHRQGEVLSTAHLPEGTLLHVRVNEALAAELSPYRAGDRLTMDERVSVGG; translated from the coding sequence TTGCGCGAGCAGGAGACCTACCCCATCCACGACGACACCGAGCTCGACGCCACCACCGGTGAGTTCGAACTGTCGGAGCGGCAGGCGCTGCGGCGGGTCCCCGGCCTCTCCACCGAGCTCACCGACATCACCGAGGTCGAATACCGGCAGCTGCGGCTGGAGCGGGTCGTCCTGGTGGGCGTCTGGACCGAGGGGACGCAGGACGACGCGGACAACAGCCTCACCGAGCTGGCGGCGCTGGCCGAGACGGCCGGCTCGCAGGTGCTGGAGGGGTTGATCCAGCGGCGCGGCAAGCCCGACCCGGCCACCTACATCGGCCGGGGCAAGGTCGACGACCTGGGCGCGGTGGTGCTCGCCACCGGCGCCGACACGGTGATCTGCGACGGTGAGCTCTCCCCGTCCCAGCTGCGCAACCTGGAGCAGCGCACCAAGGTCAAGGTGGTCGACCGGACCGCGCTCATCCTGGACATCTTCGCCCAGCACGCGAAGAGCAAGGAAGGTAAGGCCCAGGTCGAGCTGGCCCAGCTCGAATACCTGCTGCCGCGACTGCGCGGTTGGGGTGAGACCCTCTCCCGGCAGACCGGTGGTAGCGGTCGCGGCGGCGGCGCCGGCGGCGGCGTGGGCCTGCGTGGTCCCGGTGAGACCAAGCTGGAGACCGACCGGCGTCGGATCCGGCACCGGATCGCGCGGCTGCGCCGCGAGATCAAGGCCATGACGACGGTACGCCAGACCAAGCGCGCCCGGCGCACCCGCAACGCGGTGCCCGCGGTGGCCATCGCCGGCTACACCAACGCCGGCAAGTCCAGCCTGCTCAACCGCCTGACCGGGGCGGGCGTGCTGGTGGAGAACGCACTGTTCGCCACCCTGGACCCGACCACCCGCAAGGCGACCACCTCGGACGGGCGGCTCTACACGCTCTCCGACACGGTCGGCTTCGTCCGGCACCTGCCGCACCAGATCGTCGAGGCGTTCCGCTCGACGCTGGAGGAGGTCGCCGACGCCGACCTGGTGGTGCACGTCGTCGACGGCACCCACCCGGACCCGGAGGAGCAGGTCCGGGCGGTCCGCGAGGTGCTCGCCGAGGTGGGCGCCGACCGGCTTCCCGAGCTGCTGGTGGTCAACAAGACCGACGCGGCCGACGAGGAGACGCTGCTGCGGCTCAAGCGGCTCTGGCCCGAGGCGATCTTCGTCTCCGCGTACAGCGGGCGCGGGTTGGACGGGCTGCGGGCAGCGGTCGAGCAGCGGCTGCCGCGACCGGCCGTCGAGGTCCACGCGGTGCTGCCGTACGACCGGGGTGACCTGGTCGCCCGGGTGCACCGGCAGGGCGAGGTGCTCAGCACCGCACACCTGCCCGAGGGCACCCTGCTGCACGTACGGGTCAACGAGGCGCTCGCCGCCGAGCTGTCGCCGTACCGGGCCGGGGACCGGCTCACCATGGACGAGCGGGTGAGCGTCGGCGGCTGA
- the lexA gene encoding transcriptional repressor LexA: MTEDRASRQKNPQPIDGAGPAATRRPRTARTRATQPATVRPVAPVVSSFPDPTTVDLTARQRRILEFIRTWVERHGYPPSVREIGEAVGLVSPSSVAYQLKELEKKGFLRRDPNRPRAVDVRAPGDIDDEAARAQRPAPAYVPMLGRIAAGGPILAEQAVEDVFPLPRELVGEGEVFMLQVKGDSMLDAAICDGDWVVVRQQPNAEVGDIVAAMLDGEATVKTYRRRDGHVWLMPQNPAFDPIPGDDATIMGRVVAVLRRI; this comes from the coding sequence GCGACCCGTCGGCCCCGCACCGCGCGCACCCGGGCCACCCAGCCCGCCACCGTGCGTCCGGTCGCTCCCGTCGTGAGCAGCTTCCCCGACCCGACCACCGTCGACCTGACCGCCCGCCAGCGCCGGATCCTGGAGTTCATCCGCACCTGGGTGGAGCGCCACGGCTACCCGCCGAGCGTGCGCGAGATCGGCGAGGCGGTCGGCCTGGTCTCCCCGTCCAGCGTCGCCTACCAGCTCAAGGAGCTGGAGAAGAAGGGCTTCCTGCGCCGCGACCCGAACCGGCCGCGCGCGGTGGACGTGCGCGCCCCGGGCGACATCGACGACGAGGCCGCGCGGGCCCAGCGCCCCGCCCCGGCCTACGTGCCGATGCTGGGCCGGATCGCCGCCGGTGGGCCGATCCTCGCCGAGCAGGCGGTGGAGGACGTCTTCCCCCTCCCCCGCGAGCTGGTCGGCGAGGGCGAGGTCTTCATGCTCCAGGTCAAGGGCGACTCGATGCTCGACGCCGCGATCTGCGACGGCGACTGGGTGGTGGTCCGGCAGCAGCCCAACGCCGAGGTCGGCGACATCGTGGCCGCCATGCTCGACGGCGAGGCCACGGTGAAGACCTACCGCCGCCGGGACGGCCACGTCTGGCTGATGCCGCAGAACCCGGCCTTCGACCCGATCCCGGGTGACGACGCCACCATCATGGGTCGCGTGGTCGCCGTGCTCCGCCGGATCTGA